caaatataccatcgacggctaaattttcaaaaaaattaaggccaatctaacaataatgcatgaaaattatgcttgatttgcttgtgttgaaagttgttcttatgaaatttttgttgaattagtcttaaattttttgaaaaaatagccATCagagtatatttgatgcaattcgaaaatttttggaaaaaaattaaaacaaaataaaacttagaggtatttttttaacttttgtcaaattttagaaacaaaaaatatattttacttttttttataaaatgtgtTGTTGTggtaatttaaaaatattttttaagaattaaGATTAATTACATACGAATTTAAGACTTtcatttgaaataaaaattataattgttAATGCAATAAACTAATAATGAAGGTGAAATTTTTGCGATTTGATTgtcataaaatttgaaataatttttggTGTAACTAAATCAAAGAAGAtatttataaaaagaaaattaattgtattaattaattaaaaaaagttatttatacTTTCCTATAATTGAAATATATAATTAAGTATATACTTTATTTTTTCACGGTATCCCCCAGCTCGACAGGTCAAGAACTAATTCGTTGCGGATCTGGATGCACAAGGTAGGATTCGAACTCtcgacacttgcttaagcggacgAGTGAACTAACCACTCGACCAACCTAAGTTAGTTTAAGTatatacttttatttattgtttgtGATTTATGGTTACTGTAGCATTACTCAAGGCCCACAATGTGGGCAAAGGATTGTTGTATTTCAAAGTTCAAACCAAGTTAATGCTCCATTAAGCAAAGGGAGATGAAGAGTATTTTGCAAGAAAATGGAAGCAACAAGGTAGGTTATTTTTATGTGAAGATCAATTTAGTCAATAAAAGATCCAATTGacacaagaaaataaaatacaaaaatatttcaCATGAATAAACAAATCTTTTTGTATACACATCCTTTTAGGGAAAATGCAAATTGCATAGCCTTAAggggaaaaaaataaataaaacaatgaATGAAATAGCACACATGATAACAGATATCCTTTtcccaaaaaataaaaaacaagatcctccattaacAAGCATGCATCTATATACTCCTGAATCTGAGGAATCCCCAAAAGTTAAACTCATGAATCATGGAGATATCAACTCAAAGCTGTGCTCTCTGTGGTAACGTAGCTGCAAGGAGATTTGCCTCTCCATACGAAGTTGCTTTCTGAAATTAGCAATGAACATCTCTGCTCTTCTATCAATATCATCTTCATCCGCGGATGGATAGCTTATAGTCCTCTGAAGCCCAGGCCCAGGCCCACGCGAAGCCGAACCTTCCGAATCCGTTTCATTATCCGAAGAACAAATCTTCAGTCCAGGTGGATCATTGAAACTAAGATGCCTTTTGCCTAGTGAAGAAGCGCGGCGGATGAGGGATGCGGCATGCCATGTGCGGCTGATTATGGTGGAGCTTAGCAGAAACCTCACCTTCTGCACCGCCCTCTTAAGGCGGCTTAACAAAGACTGCTGCTTCTTCTGCTTCTGTTCGCTCATTTTACTCATCTATGTTGTGGTTGTGGTAGGTAGAAATTGATTAAGATGGTGCCTGGAAGATTAATTTATAGGAATGGCAAGTTAGGGGAGTTtgataatttgatttttttttttataatggaGATTATTAAGCTAAGAAACTTGTTAGGAAAGTTGTGTTATGCGACAACACATAGTTTAGTTTCGTGACGAAATTAATCACTGTGTAACCGTGTTATTAGCCTGATGGAAACTTTGTATCTTTTTGACATATCCAGCATGGTCAAAGGTTTGATTGGTACTTTCTCGCTTGTCTCCTAAGTCACAAGCTTATTCGTGCTCATTGACACAGTCAAAGCTGATTGTAATTTTATAATGGGAGAGGAATCATCATCATAtgagtatatatatatgactCTTGTGTGGTATTACATATAACGTATCTCCCTATCCAATCATCTTAACCTTAGTTTTTTCCTTATCTGGTATAATTGGTTTGTTTGAATTAGTAAATTCCTTTATGAGGAAACTTTCGCATCAAAGAATATCATGATAAGTCGATAAATAAATTACTGTCGGGTGGAAGTAAAGCTTAGCTGTCAACAGGACACGGTCTTTTCTTTGTGGCAGCCGTCTTGAGCTTGTCCGGTTCCAAATTTTCAATCCTAACTCCAAAGGGAGTAActccgtttttttttttgggggacGGTTAAGGTGGCAGAATtcgttttttgtttttgttttgggcTAGCCCATGAATCCAACCCGAACACCCAATCCACCCTGACCCAGAACCCGGTTTCCTATTCTAAGCTCCTAACACATAGATGTAACTAATTCAAGTTTCAACCCTAGcagcgtttgttttgaggtattaAAACAGAAACTGAGAAATTAAAACTCAATATTATGTTTATTGGTTTAGAAATtggtattaaaatttttgtctttgtcccaaaaatttcagtattttagtacctccaaaaagtggAGACACagtggactaaaatttttagagacagagattgaaattttaataacattttatacctaaaatattttcatttcaattaattaattccaattttatcttttgtataaattaaattataacttcatttttgtttcaatttctgtctccTATTTTGCACTAAACAGAATATTGAGATTTATTTCTGTCTCTGTttctcagtctcagtctttccGTCTATGACTCTATACCAAACGCTACCTTACAGTCCATTTGGTTGATGTCCATGTCCATCAGAGACATGGACACGGTGACACACATCCAGTATTTGTTGTATGAGACACAAAAAAGTGAGAGACACGGTTACACATAAGAGTACATGAAATACGTGATTAAAAGAAGTAGTAATAATCtcagaaaagagagagagagtaacTAAGTGAGAGTGAAATAAGTGAATATGAAAACTGGTAGTGGAACCTGCTTTAGCCGAGAGTATTAGTCCGGCTTTATAGGGATTGTTTTACCGTTTTCATGTGGATAAGTCCTAGTTTGTAGGTTGGTTGGGATATTCTGTTTTCATGCGATTAGGTTGACCACGTTTCCTATTTTCAAATGAGTGGGGTCGTTACTGTCTGATGTCGTGCCGAGTATATCGGCCTAATGGTATCATCGGCTTATGTGCCGAGCTTCTTGCGCGGCCGAGGATAAGGGTTTTGTGCGGCCGAGAATAAGGGTGACATATCAGTCTTTAATGTCGTTAACTTCCAGATCTatcattcttcttctctttttctcaatttgtttccgtctttctcttttttattcaagagtttc
Above is a genomic segment from Arachis stenosperma cultivar V10309 chromosome 1, arast.V10309.gnm1.PFL2, whole genome shotgun sequence containing:
- the LOC130940541 gene encoding uncharacterized protein LOC130940541 gives rise to the protein MSKMSEQKQKKQQSLLSRLKRAVQKVRFLLSSTIISRTWHAASLIRRASSLGKRHLSFNDPPGLKICSSDNETDSEGSASRGPGPGLQRTISYPSADEDDIDRRAEMFIANFRKQLRMERQISLQLRYHREHSFELISP